In the genome of Xenopus laevis strain J_2021 chromosome 1S, Xenopus_laevis_v10.1, whole genome shotgun sequence, one region contains:
- the hnrnpc.S gene encoding heterogeneous nuclear ribonucleoprotein C (C1/C2) S homeolog isoform X3, which produces MVKISSPDSIMMASNVTNKTDPRSLNSRVFIGNLNTLVVKKTDVEAIFSKYGKIVGCSVHKGFAFVQYSNERTARTAVAGEDGRMIAGQVLDINLAAEPKTNRSKTAVKRSAADMYGSSFDLEYDFQRDYYDSYTATRVPPPPPIARAVVPSKRQRVSGNASRRVKGDDLQAIKKELSQIKQRVDSLLENLERIEREQSKQDTKLDEEQSSLSGKKEETGVKLIIEETGDSAEEGDLLDDDEQGEDTLEEIKDADKETEEGEDEGDSANEEDS; this is translated from the exons ATG GTAAAAATTTCGTCCCCCGATTCCATCATGATGGCTAGTAATGTGACTAACAAGACAGATCCACGTTCGCTGAACTCCCGTGTATTTATTGGGAACCTTAATACCCTTGTTGTAAAGAAAACTGATGTAGAAGCAATCTTTTCTAAATACGGAAAGATTGTGGGCTGTTCTGTGCACAAGGGCTTTGCATTTGTGCAATATTCCAATGAACGTACTGCCCGTACAGCTGTTGCAGGTGAAGATGGGCGCATGATTGCAGGGCAAGTCCTGG ATATTAATTTAGCTGCTGAACCTAAAACAAACAGAAGCAAAACTGCTGTCAAACGATCAGCTGCAGACATGTATgg GTCTTCCTTTGATTTGGAGTATGATTTTCAGAGAGATTACTATGACAG CTATACTGCAACACGTGTACCGCCTCCTCCTCCAATTGCTCGGGCTGTAGTGCCATCGAAAAGGCAGAGAGTATCTGGAAATGCATCTCGGCGTG TGAAGGGAGATGATCTTCAGGCAATCAAAAAGGAGCTCAGTCAGATAAAGCAGAGAGTAGATTCACTCTTGGAAAATCTCGAGAGGATCGAGCGTGAGCAGTCAAAACAAG ATACCAAATTAGATGAAGAACAAAGCAGCCTTTCTGGTAAGAAAGAGGAGACTGGTGTTAAGCTGATTATAGAGGAAACAGGGGATTCTGCAGAGGAAGGTGACTTGCTTGATGATGACGAACAGGGTGAAGACACG CTTGAAGAAATTAAAGATGCTGACAAAGAAACAGAAGAGGGAGAAGATGAAGGAGACAGCGCTAATGAGGAAGACTCTTAA
- the hnrnpc.S gene encoding heterogeneous nuclear ribonucleoprotein C (C1/C2) S homeolog isoform X1 produces MVKISSPDSIMMASNVTNKTDPRSLNSRVFIGNLNTLVVKKTDVEAIFSKYGKIVGCSVHKGFAFVQYSNERTARTAVAGEDGRMIAGQVLDINLAAEPKTNRSKTAVKRSAADMYGSSFDLEYDFQRDYYDSYTATRVPPPPPIARAVVPSKRQRVSGNASRRGKSGFNSKSGQRGGSSKSSRLKGDDLQAIKKELSQIKQRVDSLLENLERIEREQSKQDTKLDEEQSSLSGKKEETGVKLIIEETGDSAEEGDLLDDDEQGEDTLEEIKDADKETEEGEDEGDSANEEDS; encoded by the exons ATG GTAAAAATTTCGTCCCCCGATTCCATCATGATGGCTAGTAATGTGACTAACAAGACAGATCCACGTTCGCTGAACTCCCGTGTATTTATTGGGAACCTTAATACCCTTGTTGTAAAGAAAACTGATGTAGAAGCAATCTTTTCTAAATACGGAAAGATTGTGGGCTGTTCTGTGCACAAGGGCTTTGCATTTGTGCAATATTCCAATGAACGTACTGCCCGTACAGCTGTTGCAGGTGAAGATGGGCGCATGATTGCAGGGCAAGTCCTGG ATATTAATTTAGCTGCTGAACCTAAAACAAACAGAAGCAAAACTGCTGTCAAACGATCAGCTGCAGACATGTATgg GTCTTCCTTTGATTTGGAGTATGATTTTCAGAGAGATTACTATGACAG CTATACTGCAACACGTGTACCGCCTCCTCCTCCAATTGCTCGGGCTGTAGTGCCATCGAAAAGGCAGAGAGTATCTGGAAATGCATCTCGGCGTGGTAAGAGTGGCTTTAACTCAAAAAGTGGCCAGCGAGGCGGTTCCTCAAAATCTAGTAGAT TGAAGGGAGATGATCTTCAGGCAATCAAAAAGGAGCTCAGTCAGATAAAGCAGAGAGTAGATTCACTCTTGGAAAATCTCGAGAGGATCGAGCGTGAGCAGTCAAAACAAG ATACCAAATTAGATGAAGAACAAAGCAGCCTTTCTGGTAAGAAAGAGGAGACTGGTGTTAAGCTGATTATAGAGGAAACAGGGGATTCTGCAGAGGAAGGTGACTTGCTTGATGATGACGAACAGGGTGAAGACACG CTTGAAGAAATTAAAGATGCTGACAAAGAAACAGAAGAGGGAGAAGATGAAGGAGACAGCGCTAATGAGGAAGACTCTTAA
- the hnrnpc.S gene encoding heterogeneous nuclear ribonucleoprotein C (C1/C2) S homeolog isoform X2, whose amino-acid sequence MMASNVTNKTDPRSLNSRVFIGNLNTLVVKKTDVEAIFSKYGKIVGCSVHKGFAFVQYSNERTARTAVAGEDGRMIAGQVLDINLAAEPKTNRSKTAVKRSAADMYGSSFDLEYDFQRDYYDSYTATRVPPPPPIARAVVPSKRQRVSGNASRRGKSGFNSKSGQRGGSSKSSRLKGDDLQAIKKELSQIKQRVDSLLENLERIEREQSKQDTKLDEEQSSLSGKKEETGVKLIIEETGDSAEEGDLLDDDEQGEDTLEEIKDADKETEEGEDEGDSANEEDS is encoded by the exons ATGATGGCTAGTAATGTGACTAACAAGACAGATCCACGTTCGCTGAACTCCCGTGTATTTATTGGGAACCTTAATACCCTTGTTGTAAAGAAAACTGATGTAGAAGCAATCTTTTCTAAATACGGAAAGATTGTGGGCTGTTCTGTGCACAAGGGCTTTGCATTTGTGCAATATTCCAATGAACGTACTGCCCGTACAGCTGTTGCAGGTGAAGATGGGCGCATGATTGCAGGGCAAGTCCTGG ATATTAATTTAGCTGCTGAACCTAAAACAAACAGAAGCAAAACTGCTGTCAAACGATCAGCTGCAGACATGTATgg GTCTTCCTTTGATTTGGAGTATGATTTTCAGAGAGATTACTATGACAG CTATACTGCAACACGTGTACCGCCTCCTCCTCCAATTGCTCGGGCTGTAGTGCCATCGAAAAGGCAGAGAGTATCTGGAAATGCATCTCGGCGTGGTAAGAGTGGCTTTAACTCAAAAAGTGGCCAGCGAGGCGGTTCCTCAAAATCTAGTAGAT TGAAGGGAGATGATCTTCAGGCAATCAAAAAGGAGCTCAGTCAGATAAAGCAGAGAGTAGATTCACTCTTGGAAAATCTCGAGAGGATCGAGCGTGAGCAGTCAAAACAAG ATACCAAATTAGATGAAGAACAAAGCAGCCTTTCTGGTAAGAAAGAGGAGACTGGTGTTAAGCTGATTATAGAGGAAACAGGGGATTCTGCAGAGGAAGGTGACTTGCTTGATGATGACGAACAGGGTGAAGACACG CTTGAAGAAATTAAAGATGCTGACAAAGAAACAGAAGAGGGAGAAGATGAAGGAGACAGCGCTAATGAGGAAGACTCTTAA
- the hnrnpc.S gene encoding heterogeneous nuclear ribonucleoprotein C (C1/C2) S homeolog — protein MMASNVTNKTDPRSLNSRVFIGNLNTLVVKKTDVEAIFSKYGKIVGCSVHKGFAFVQYSNERTARTAVAGEDGRMIAGQVLDINLAAEPKTNRSKTAVKRSAADMYGSSFDLEYDFQRDYYDSYTATRVPPPPPIARAVVPSKRQRVSGNASRRVKGDDLQAIKKELSQIKQRVDSLLENLERIEREQSKQDTKLDEEQSSLSGKKEETGVKLIIEETGDSAEEGDLLDDDEQGEDTLEEIKDADKETEEGEDEGDSANEEDS, from the exons ATGATGGCTAGTAATGTGACTAACAAGACAGATCCACGTTCGCTGAACTCCCGTGTATTTATTGGGAACCTTAATACCCTTGTTGTAAAGAAAACTGATGTAGAAGCAATCTTTTCTAAATACGGAAAGATTGTGGGCTGTTCTGTGCACAAGGGCTTTGCATTTGTGCAATATTCCAATGAACGTACTGCCCGTACAGCTGTTGCAGGTGAAGATGGGCGCATGATTGCAGGGCAAGTCCTGG ATATTAATTTAGCTGCTGAACCTAAAACAAACAGAAGCAAAACTGCTGTCAAACGATCAGCTGCAGACATGTATgg GTCTTCCTTTGATTTGGAGTATGATTTTCAGAGAGATTACTATGACAG CTATACTGCAACACGTGTACCGCCTCCTCCTCCAATTGCTCGGGCTGTAGTGCCATCGAAAAGGCAGAGAGTATCTGGAAATGCATCTCGGCGTG TGAAGGGAGATGATCTTCAGGCAATCAAAAAGGAGCTCAGTCAGATAAAGCAGAGAGTAGATTCACTCTTGGAAAATCTCGAGAGGATCGAGCGTGAGCAGTCAAAACAAG ATACCAAATTAGATGAAGAACAAAGCAGCCTTTCTGGTAAGAAAGAGGAGACTGGTGTTAAGCTGATTATAGAGGAAACAGGGGATTCTGCAGAGGAAGGTGACTTGCTTGATGATGACGAACAGGGTGAAGACACG CTTGAAGAAATTAAAGATGCTGACAAAGAAACAGAAGAGGGAGAAGATGAAGGAGACAGCGCTAATGAGGAAGACTCTTAA